From Motacilla alba alba isolate MOTALB_02 chromosome 4A, Motacilla_alba_V1.0_pri, whole genome shotgun sequence, one genomic window encodes:
- the CNGA2 gene encoding cyclic nucleotide-gated olfactory channel isoform X2, whose translation MPARSHGVRSSPASHQPGADTEGTGLSARRTCSTQDGISSELQRGASLRGGEQRADHAFRGRGALARIARLVLVLRDWANKSLHEEQQRPDPFLERFQGPELLTVAAGAGDELEETEKLNKKRKWLLFVVDPAGDCYYHWLAVIAVPVLYNWCLLVARACFTDLQKTYFVLWLVLDYSSDALYLGDTVIRLHTGFLEQGLLVKDLKKLRDNYIHTLQFKLDVLSTLPTDLAYFWVGLHCPELRFNRLLRFSRMFEFFDRTETRTSHPNIFRISNLVLYILVIIHWNACIYYAISKAIGFGEDSWVYPNVTDPEYGSLTREYVYCLYWSTLTLTTIGETPPPVRDEEYLFVIFDFLIGVLIFATIVGNVGSMISNMNATRAEFQSKIDAVKHYMQFRKVSKDLETKVIKWFDYLWTNKKAVDEREVLKNLPDKLRAEIAINVHLETLKKVRIFQNCEAGLLVELVLKLRPQVFSPGDYVCRKGDIGKEMYIIKEGQLAVVADDGTTQYALLTAGGCFGEISILNIKGSKMGNRRTANIRSLGYSDLFCLSKEDLMEAVTEYPDAKRILEERGREILIKEGLLDESAAEESTEGKSMEERLDRVASNLDTLHTRFGRLLTEYNDAQMKLKQRITALESKMRQEELEDFFSDSSDSLFEDEEKASPGGGMQ comes from the exons ATGCCAGCCCGGAGCCATGGAGTGCgcagctccccagccagccACCAGCCCGGGGCTGACACGGAGGGCACAGGGCTCAGCGCCCGCAg GACCTGTTCAACCCAGGATGGcatcagctcagagctgcagagaggagccagcctgcgtggtggggagcagagggctgACCACGCTTTCCGAGGCCGGGGAGCCTTGGCCAG GATAGCCCGGCTGGTGCTGGTGCTCAGGGACTGGGCCAACAAGAGCCTGCacgaggagcagcagaggccaGACCCCTTCCTGGAGCGTTTCCAAGGCCCTGAGCTCCTGACTGTGGCTGCGGGAGCTGGTGATGAGCTTGAGGAGACTGAGAAGTTAAACAAAAA GAGGAAATGGCTGCTCTTTGTGGTGGACCCTGCAGGGGACTGCTATTACCACTGGCTGGCTGTGATTGCAGTTCCTGTCCTCTATAACTGGTGCTTGCTCGTAGCCAG GGCTTGCTTCACTGACCTGCAAAAAACCTATTTTGTGCTGTGGCTGGTGTTGGATTACAGCTCAGATGCTCTCTACCTCGGGGACACAGTGATCCGCCTGCACAcag GGTTCTTGGAGCAGGGCCTCCTGGTTAAGGACCTGAAGAAGTTACGGGATAACTACATCCACACGCTCCAGTTCAAGCTGGATGTTCTCTCCACCCTGCCCACAGACCTGGCCTATTTTTGGGTGGGATTGCACTGCCCTGAGCTGCGTTTCAACAGGCTGCTGCGCTTCTCCCGCATGTTCGAGTTCTTCGACAGGACCGAGACCAGAACCAGCCACCCCAACATCTTCCGCATCAGCAACTTGGTTCTCTACATCCTGGTCATCATCCACTGGAACGCCTGCATTTATTATGCCATCTCCAAGGCCATAGGCTTCGGGGAGGACAGCTGGGTCTATCCCAACGTCACAGACCCTGAGTACGGCTCTCTGACCCGCGAGTACGTCTACTGTCTCTACTGGTCTACGCTGACTCTGACCACCATTGGGGAGACCCCTCCCCCCGTGCGGGATGAAGAGTACCTCTTCGTCATCTTTGACTTCCTCATCGGCGTCCTCATCTTCGCCACCATCGTGGGCAACGTGGGGTCCATGATCTCCAACATGAACGCCACCAGGGCGGAGTTCCAGTCCAAAATCGATGCCGTCAAACACTACATGCAGTTCCGCAAGGTGAGCAAAGACCTGGAGACCAAAGTCATCAAGTGGTTCGACTACCTGTGGACCAACAAGAAGGCAGTGGACGAACGGGAGGTCCTCAAAAACCTCCCTGATAAGTTAAGGGCAGAGATTGCCATCAACGTTCACCTGGAGACACTGAAGAAGGTGAGGATTTTCCAGAACTGTGAGGCGGggctgctggtggagctggtgCTGAAGCTTCGCCCTCAGGTGTTCAGCCCGGGGGATTACGTGTGCCGGAAAGGGGACATCGGGAAGGAGATGTACATCATCAAGGAGGGCCAGCTGGCCGTGGTGGCGGATGATGGCACGACACAGTATGCTTTGCTCACGGCAGGGGGCTGCTTTGGTGAGATCAGCATCCTCAACATCAAAGGGAGCAAGATGGGCAACAGGCGCACGGCCAACATCCGCAGCTTGGGCTACTCTGATCTCTTCTGCCTGTCTAAGGAAGATCTCATGGAAGCAGTCACAGAGTATCCTGATGCCAAAAGGATCTTGGAGGAGCGTGGCAGGGAGATCCTAATCAAGGAAGGGCTGCTGGATGAgtcagctgcagaggaaagcacagaagggaagagcatggaggagaggctggacagGGTGGCCTCAAACCTGGACACGCTGCACACCCGCTTTGGCCGGCTCCTGACTGAGTACAACGATGCCCAGATGAAGCTCAAGCAGCGCATCACTGCTCTGGAGTCCAAGATGAGGCAGGAGGAACTGGAGGATTTCTTCTCTGACAGCTCAGACAGTCTGTTTGAGGATGAGGAGAAAGCTTCACCTGGGGGTGGGATGCAGTGA
- the CNGA2 gene encoding cyclic nucleotide-gated olfactory channel isoform X1 → MAPGGCGISWREHNALQDSWETRRGPVPRCWTLSSHAVFKPRDACCMCFLLAALCLLQVPGAGCARGPLALRMPARSHGVRSSPASHQPGADTEGTGLSARRTCSTQDGISSELQRGASLRGGEQRADHAFRGRGALARIARLVLVLRDWANKSLHEEQQRPDPFLERFQGPELLTVAAGAGDELEETEKLNKKRKWLLFVVDPAGDCYYHWLAVIAVPVLYNWCLLVARACFTDLQKTYFVLWLVLDYSSDALYLGDTVIRLHTGFLEQGLLVKDLKKLRDNYIHTLQFKLDVLSTLPTDLAYFWVGLHCPELRFNRLLRFSRMFEFFDRTETRTSHPNIFRISNLVLYILVIIHWNACIYYAISKAIGFGEDSWVYPNVTDPEYGSLTREYVYCLYWSTLTLTTIGETPPPVRDEEYLFVIFDFLIGVLIFATIVGNVGSMISNMNATRAEFQSKIDAVKHYMQFRKVSKDLETKVIKWFDYLWTNKKAVDEREVLKNLPDKLRAEIAINVHLETLKKVRIFQNCEAGLLVELVLKLRPQVFSPGDYVCRKGDIGKEMYIIKEGQLAVVADDGTTQYALLTAGGCFGEISILNIKGSKMGNRRTANIRSLGYSDLFCLSKEDLMEAVTEYPDAKRILEERGREILIKEGLLDESAAEESTEGKSMEERLDRVASNLDTLHTRFGRLLTEYNDAQMKLKQRITALESKMRQEELEDFFSDSSDSLFEDEEKASPGGGMQ, encoded by the exons ATGGCTCCAGGCGGCTGTGGGATCTCTTGGAGAGAACACAACGCCCTGCAGGACTCCTGGGAAACGAGGCGTGGGCCCGTGCCACGGTGTTGGACCCTCTCTTCCCACGCTGTGTTCAAACCGCGTGATGCGTGCTGCATGTgtttcctgctggctgctctgtgcttgttGCAGGTCCCTGGGGCAGGGTGTGCCCGTGGTCCCCTCGCCCTGAGGATGCCAGCCCGGAGCCATGGAGTGCgcagctccccagccagccACCAGCCCGGGGCTGACACGGAGGGCACAGGGCTCAGCGCCCGCAg GACCTGTTCAACCCAGGATGGcatcagctcagagctgcagagaggagccagcctgcgtggtggggagcagagggctgACCACGCTTTCCGAGGCCGGGGAGCCTTGGCCAG GATAGCCCGGCTGGTGCTGGTGCTCAGGGACTGGGCCAACAAGAGCCTGCacgaggagcagcagaggccaGACCCCTTCCTGGAGCGTTTCCAAGGCCCTGAGCTCCTGACTGTGGCTGCGGGAGCTGGTGATGAGCTTGAGGAGACTGAGAAGTTAAACAAAAA GAGGAAATGGCTGCTCTTTGTGGTGGACCCTGCAGGGGACTGCTATTACCACTGGCTGGCTGTGATTGCAGTTCCTGTCCTCTATAACTGGTGCTTGCTCGTAGCCAG GGCTTGCTTCACTGACCTGCAAAAAACCTATTTTGTGCTGTGGCTGGTGTTGGATTACAGCTCAGATGCTCTCTACCTCGGGGACACAGTGATCCGCCTGCACAcag GGTTCTTGGAGCAGGGCCTCCTGGTTAAGGACCTGAAGAAGTTACGGGATAACTACATCCACACGCTCCAGTTCAAGCTGGATGTTCTCTCCACCCTGCCCACAGACCTGGCCTATTTTTGGGTGGGATTGCACTGCCCTGAGCTGCGTTTCAACAGGCTGCTGCGCTTCTCCCGCATGTTCGAGTTCTTCGACAGGACCGAGACCAGAACCAGCCACCCCAACATCTTCCGCATCAGCAACTTGGTTCTCTACATCCTGGTCATCATCCACTGGAACGCCTGCATTTATTATGCCATCTCCAAGGCCATAGGCTTCGGGGAGGACAGCTGGGTCTATCCCAACGTCACAGACCCTGAGTACGGCTCTCTGACCCGCGAGTACGTCTACTGTCTCTACTGGTCTACGCTGACTCTGACCACCATTGGGGAGACCCCTCCCCCCGTGCGGGATGAAGAGTACCTCTTCGTCATCTTTGACTTCCTCATCGGCGTCCTCATCTTCGCCACCATCGTGGGCAACGTGGGGTCCATGATCTCCAACATGAACGCCACCAGGGCGGAGTTCCAGTCCAAAATCGATGCCGTCAAACACTACATGCAGTTCCGCAAGGTGAGCAAAGACCTGGAGACCAAAGTCATCAAGTGGTTCGACTACCTGTGGACCAACAAGAAGGCAGTGGACGAACGGGAGGTCCTCAAAAACCTCCCTGATAAGTTAAGGGCAGAGATTGCCATCAACGTTCACCTGGAGACACTGAAGAAGGTGAGGATTTTCCAGAACTGTGAGGCGGggctgctggtggagctggtgCTGAAGCTTCGCCCTCAGGTGTTCAGCCCGGGGGATTACGTGTGCCGGAAAGGGGACATCGGGAAGGAGATGTACATCATCAAGGAGGGCCAGCTGGCCGTGGTGGCGGATGATGGCACGACACAGTATGCTTTGCTCACGGCAGGGGGCTGCTTTGGTGAGATCAGCATCCTCAACATCAAAGGGAGCAAGATGGGCAACAGGCGCACGGCCAACATCCGCAGCTTGGGCTACTCTGATCTCTTCTGCCTGTCTAAGGAAGATCTCATGGAAGCAGTCACAGAGTATCCTGATGCCAAAAGGATCTTGGAGGAGCGTGGCAGGGAGATCCTAATCAAGGAAGGGCTGCTGGATGAgtcagctgcagaggaaagcacagaagggaagagcatggaggagaggctggacagGGTGGCCTCAAACCTGGACACGCTGCACACCCGCTTTGGCCGGCTCCTGACTGAGTACAACGATGCCCAGATGAAGCTCAAGCAGCGCATCACTGCTCTGGAGTCCAAGATGAGGCAGGAGGAACTGGAGGATTTCTTCTCTGACAGCTCAGACAGTCTGTTTGAGGATGAGGAGAAAGCTTCACCTGGGGGTGGGATGCAGTGA